A stretch of the Armatimonadota bacterium genome encodes the following:
- the lysA gene encoding diaminopimelate decarboxylase — protein sequence MLLGTQRINDRGHLEVGGCDTVELARRFGTPLYMLDEDCLRRTCRDYRRAFESRYPKVHVSFSGKAFMTAAVCRIVYQEGLGVDVSSGGELYTALKAGVPPEKIFMHGSNKSREEMEMAVTHGVGRVGIDNLQEIAALQEVAQERGASLEVLMRVSPGVTADTHSHIQTGKVDTKFGLALAGGAAMEAVAAARRAPNLRLRGINCHIGSQILELEPFRQAAEMMVDFAVEVRDAHGMVLEDLDLGGGLGVRYRESDQPPALDEYAAAVTGAVKERCRLRSFPLPRLIQEPGRKLVGEAGTTLYTVGVVKEIAGVRTYVSVDGGLSDNPRPALYGAKYEAIVANKAQHPRTHTVTVAGKHCETDTLIEDIEVPEPAVGDLIAVQTTGAYNYSMASNYNRLPRPAVVLVHDGEAEVIVERETLDDLLRQDRMPPRLEGRSGS from the coding sequence ATGCTGCTGGGGACGCAGAGGATCAATGATCGCGGCCACCTGGAGGTGGGTGGCTGCGACACCGTGGAGCTGGCGCGGCGCTTCGGCACCCCGCTCTACATGCTGGACGAAGACTGTCTCCGGCGGACCTGCCGCGATTACCGCCGGGCCTTCGAGTCTCGCTACCCGAAAGTCCACGTTTCCTTTTCCGGCAAGGCCTTCATGACCGCCGCCGTCTGCCGTATCGTCTATCAGGAGGGCCTGGGAGTTGATGTGTCCTCAGGAGGGGAGCTGTACACCGCGCTCAAGGCCGGGGTGCCGCCGGAGAAGATCTTCATGCACGGCAGCAACAAGTCCCGCGAGGAGATGGAGATGGCGGTGACGCACGGGGTGGGGCGGGTCGGCATTGACAACCTGCAGGAGATCGCCGCCCTGCAGGAGGTGGCGCAAGAGCGCGGCGCCTCCCTGGAGGTGCTGATGCGGGTCTCGCCGGGGGTGACGGCGGACACTCACTCCCACATCCAGACCGGGAAAGTGGACACCAAGTTCGGCCTGGCGTTGGCGGGGGGCGCGGCCATGGAGGCGGTCGCCGCGGCGCGGAGGGCGCCGAACCTGAGGCTGCGGGGGATCAATTGCCACATCGGGTCCCAGATCCTGGAGCTTGAGCCTTTCCGCCAGGCGGCGGAGATGATGGTGGATTTCGCCGTGGAAGTGAGGGACGCTCACGGGATGGTGCTGGAGGACCTCGACCTGGGCGGCGGCCTCGGCGTCCGCTACCGCGAGAGCGACCAGCCGCCCGCGCTCGACGAATACGCCGCGGCAGTTACCGGCGCGGTAAAGGAGCGGTGCCGGCTCCGCAGCTTCCCGCTCCCGCGCCTGATCCAGGAGCCGGGACGAAAGCTGGTGGGAGAGGCCGGCACTACTCTCTATACCGTTGGCGTGGTCAAGGAGATCGCCGGCGTTCGCACCTACGTCTCGGTGGATGGCGGCCTATCCGACAACCCGCGGCCGGCGCTCTACGGCGCCAAGTATGAGGCGATCGTCGCCAACAAGGCGCAGCACCCTCGCACTCACACCGTCACCGTCGCCGGCAAGCACTGCGAGACTGACACCCTGATCGAGGATATCGAGGTGCCGGAGCCGGCGGTGGGGGACCTCATCGCGGTGCAGACCACGGGCGCCTACAACTACAGCATGGCCAGCAACTACAACCGGCTGCCGCGGCCGGCGGTGGTGTTGGTGCACGACGGCGAGGCGGAGGTGATTGTCGAGCGCGAGACCCTCGACGACCTGCTGCGCCAAGATCGCATGCCGCCGCGCCTGGAGGGAAGATCGGGGTCTTGA
- a CDS encoding Nif3-like dinuclear metal center hexameric protein: MPVTSGEIVEALFAHAPRELAEPWDNIGLVVGDPRVRVRRALLCVDATEEIIAEAKRARARLVVAHHPPFVEPLKRARADEGESAVACAAARAGIGICAMHTNLDYAPAGLCVELARVVGLADLRPLAAAGASSLIKLAVFVPQDHLTAVRQAMATAGAGRIGGYDECSFGVEGVGTYRPLAGARPYVGAVGRLEQAAEVRLEMVVPRTALSRVLAAMEQAHPYEEVACDLYALANPWPNSARGALGRLPRATTLSAFGRRVRQALDATTVRIGGDARRRIRTVAVASGSGGSLIGEAAAAGADALLLGELRHHDALRARALGLGLIEAGHYATERPAVELMRRWLEEAFGARIEIIVSRLCGDPFAFALSRPPA, translated from the coding sequence ATGCCCGTCACTTCAGGCGAGATCGTGGAGGCGCTTTTCGCTCACGCTCCGCGCGAGCTGGCGGAGCCGTGGGATAACATCGGGCTCGTCGTCGGCGATCCGCGCGTGCGGGTGCGCCGCGCGCTGCTGTGCGTGGACGCCACCGAGGAGATCATCGCCGAGGCGAAGCGCGCACGCGCGCGCCTGGTGGTCGCCCACCACCCGCCGTTCGTCGAGCCCCTCAAACGCGCGCGCGCGGACGAGGGGGAATCCGCCGTCGCCTGCGCCGCGGCCCGCGCCGGCATCGGCATCTGCGCAATGCACACCAACCTCGACTACGCGCCCGCCGGCCTGTGCGTCGAGCTCGCGCGCGTGGTCGGACTGGCGGACCTTCGCCCCTTGGCGGCGGCGGGGGCGTCGAGTCTGATCAAGCTGGCGGTGTTCGTGCCGCAGGATCACCTGACGGCGGTGCGCCAGGCGATGGCGACGGCCGGCGCCGGGCGCATCGGCGGCTACGACGAGTGCAGCTTCGGGGTCGAGGGCGTCGGCACCTATCGTCCGCTGGCCGGCGCCCGGCCGTACGTGGGCGCCGTCGGCCGGCTGGAGCAGGCGGCGGAGGTGCGCCTGGAGATGGTCGTCCCCCGCACGGCGCTGTCGCGAGTCTTGGCGGCGATGGAGCAGGCCCATCCCTACGAGGAAGTGGCCTGCGACCTCTACGCGCTGGCCAACCCGTGGCCCAACTCGGCGCGCGGGGCGTTGGGGCGGCTGCCGCGCGCGACCACGCTGAGCGCCTTCGGGCGGCGGGTGCGGCAAGCCTTGGATGCGACTACGGTGCGCATCGGCGGGGACGCGCGCCGGCGCATTCGCACTGTCGCCGTCGCCAGCGGCAGCGGCGGCAGCCTGATAGGGGAGGCGGCGGCGGCCGGCGCCGACGCGCTGCTGCTCGGGGAGCTGCGCCACCACGATGCGCTGCGGGCGCGCGCGCTGGGCCTGGGCCTGATCGAGGCCGGGCACTACGCCACCGAGCGCCCGGCGGTGGAGCTCATGCGCCGCTGGCTGGAAGAGGCATTCGGCGCGCGCATCGAGATCATCGTCAGCCGCCTTTGCGGCGACCCTTTCGCCTTCGCTCTGAGTCGGCCCCCCGCTTGA
- a CDS encoding C4-type zinc ribbon domain-containing protein — translation MEGVRPASAKWMVVRVGATAPRARRYRASEVLHLADDLETLYEVQQLDTRIQEQEREREALESGAELRAHVEVLRMETQAARDQLRAVENELRDTELQIKTHEAKQRDFEGKMYSGRVRNPKELDDMQREVEMLGGLVDKLEDQGLNLMEEVERRRAALMQQEADLEQRTAELATVEKTFAAASARIAAEIERLAAQRAQLTPRLPAALLRRYDDLRAKRSNLAIVKLNSDVCSGCRISIPLDIMRQVKRGDRAVACESCGRILYWDNAGQTQPRPHSAAPISGDHDDLT, via the coding sequence GTGGAAGGCGTACGCCCCGCGTCGGCGAAGTGGATGGTCGTGCGCGTGGGCGCCACCGCCCCGCGGGCGCGGCGATATCGGGCGAGCGAGGTGCTTCACTTGGCAGACGATCTGGAAACCCTCTACGAGGTGCAGCAGTTGGACACGCGCATCCAGGAGCAGGAACGCGAGCGGGAGGCGCTGGAGTCGGGGGCCGAACTGCGCGCGCACGTCGAGGTCTTGCGCATGGAAACCCAGGCCGCGCGCGACCAGTTGCGTGCCGTCGAGAACGAACTACGTGACACCGAGTTGCAGATCAAGACCCATGAGGCCAAGCAGCGTGACTTCGAGGGCAAGATGTACAGCGGGCGGGTGCGCAACCCCAAGGAGCTCGACGACATGCAGCGCGAGGTCGAGATGCTGGGCGGCCTGGTGGACAAGCTCGAGGACCAGGGCCTGAACCTGATGGAGGAAGTCGAGCGGCGCCGCGCCGCCCTCATGCAGCAGGAGGCCGACCTCGAGCAGCGGACAGCCGAGCTTGCCACCGTCGAGAAGACGTTCGCGGCCGCCAGCGCGCGCATCGCCGCCGAGATCGAGCGGCTCGCAGCGCAGCGAGCGCAGTTGACGCCGCGCCTGCCCGCCGCCCTGCTGCGGCGCTACGACGACCTGCGCGCCAAGCGCTCCAACCTCGCTATCGTCAAGCTGAACTCCGACGTCTGCTCCGGCTGCCGCATCTCCATCCCCCTCGACATCATGCGCCAGGTCAAGCGCGGCGACCGCGCCGTTGCCTGCGAATCCTGCGGGCGCATCCTGTACTGGGACAACGCCGGCCAGACGCAGCCCCGGCCCCATAGCGCCGCACCTATTTCCGGAGACCACGATGACCTCACGTGA
- a CDS encoding uroporphyrinogen decarboxylase family protein, with protein sequence MTSRERILTTLQGGVPDRIGRADSPWSETIARWRREGLGENEDVGVRFGFDFGGLEWTDLSLRLPVEVIEDTDEYTIQRDANGVLRKDLKRDSGHTPQWLEHTIRTRADWERLRPRLVWSDDRINASVKETYDRNRERGLFVHFAGVEAYEATWPVWGQVGVFTQMMDDPDLIGDCFATYTDLIIASAARMLEMGIDFDGAWFYGDLGYRNSTLFSPALYDRLLFPQHKRMCDFFNARGKPVLLHSCGRIQELIPRFIEAGFAAIQPLEAKAGQDVRELKRIYGKAITFFGNIDVRKMSGTREELREELLSKLAVAAKDGGYIYHSDHSVPPTVSWDNYCYLMELLDEHGRY encoded by the coding sequence ATGACCTCACGTGAGCGCATCCTTACCACTTTGCAGGGAGGCGTTCCCGACCGCATCGGGCGCGCCGACTCCCCGTGGAGCGAGACCATCGCCCGCTGGCGCCGGGAAGGGCTGGGCGAGAACGAGGACGTCGGCGTCAGGTTCGGCTTTGACTTCGGCGGCCTGGAGTGGACCGACCTCTCCCTGCGCTTGCCGGTGGAGGTGATCGAGGACACCGACGAATACACCATCCAGCGCGATGCCAACGGCGTGCTGCGCAAGGACTTGAAGCGCGATTCGGGGCACACCCCGCAGTGGCTCGAACATACCATCCGCACTCGCGCCGACTGGGAGCGTCTCCGGCCGCGCCTGGTGTGGTCAGACGACCGCATCAACGCCAGCGTCAAGGAGACCTATGACCGCAACCGGGAGCGCGGCCTCTTCGTCCACTTCGCGGGAGTCGAGGCCTACGAGGCAACCTGGCCGGTGTGGGGGCAGGTGGGCGTTTTCACGCAGATGATGGATGATCCGGACCTCATCGGCGACTGCTTCGCCACCTACACCGACCTCATCATCGCCAGCGCCGCCCGCATGCTGGAGATGGGAATTGACTTCGACGGGGCCTGGTTCTACGGCGACCTGGGCTATCGCAATTCCACGCTCTTCTCGCCGGCGCTCTACGACCGGCTGCTCTTCCCCCAGCACAAGCGCATGTGCGACTTCTTCAACGCGCGCGGCAAGCCGGTGCTGCTGCACTCCTGCGGGCGCATCCAGGAGCTGATCCCGCGCTTCATCGAGGCCGGTTTTGCCGCCATCCAGCCGCTGGAGGCCAAGGCAGGCCAGGATGTGCGCGAGCTGAAGCGGATCTACGGCAAGGCGATCACGTTCTTCGGCAACATTGACGTGCGCAAGATGTCGGGCACGCGCGAGGAGCTCCGGGAGGAGCTGCTGTCGAAGCTCGCGGTCGCGGCCAAGGACGGCGGCTACATCTACCACAGCGATCACTCGGTGCCGCCAACGGTGTCGTGGGACAACTACTGCTACCTGATGGAACTGCTGGACGAGCACGGGCGCTACTGA
- a CDS encoding sialidase family protein, whose protein sequence is MQSTVVAHEPGKFYGWPANSGLWTWENGEVLVGFTTGDYVEKPGHNIAEPYRGGLARSKDDGLTWTVQSPTGYVCEAGEPRTLGSKTDFTQTGFAMRVSGAGYHCQGKHPGTFCISTDRGGTWEGPYLLNGLAQEPQLAGLEITSRTEYVVLDTHTCLLFMSARHPHHSDRAFSAVTDDGGKSFRFRSWIVSFDDPWRAVMPSVARGPDGTLAAAVRRRALPADDCWIDAYISQDLAQTWEFAGRIGDTGPGNGNPPALVRLDDSRLCCVFGDRARRCMVARLSADLGASWGTETVIRDDFQPDRFGDPDLGYPQLFQRRDGQLVAMYYWATRELPHQHIAATIWSPG, encoded by the coding sequence ATGCAATCCACGGTCGTGGCTCACGAGCCGGGCAAGTTCTATGGCTGGCCCGCGAACAGCGGACTCTGGACCTGGGAGAACGGCGAAGTTCTGGTGGGTTTCACCACGGGTGACTACGTCGAGAAGCCCGGTCATAACATCGCTGAACCCTATCGCGGTGGTCTCGCCCGAAGCAAGGATGACGGTCTGACGTGGACGGTGCAAAGTCCCACGGGCTATGTTTGCGAAGCCGGAGAGCCCAGAACCCTGGGCTCGAAAACCGACTTCACGCAGACCGGGTTTGCCATGAGGGTGTCGGGCGCAGGCTATCACTGTCAGGGCAAGCACCCCGGCACCTTTTGCATCTCCACCGACCGCGGCGGCACCTGGGAGGGCCCGTACCTGTTGAACGGGCTGGCACAGGAACCGCAGTTGGCGGGGCTGGAGATCACTTCCCGCACGGAATACGTGGTTCTGGATACCCATACCTGCCTGCTCTTCATGTCGGCGAGGCACCCGCACCATTCCGACCGCGCGTTCTCGGCCGTCACTGATGACGGCGGCAAGAGCTTCCGTTTCCGGTCATGGATTGTCTCATTCGATGATCCCTGGCGCGCCGTAATGCCCTCGGTCGCACGCGGTCCCGACGGCACTTTGGCGGCCGCCGTTCGCCGGCGAGCGCTGCCGGCCGATGACTGCTGGATAGACGCGTACATCTCCCAGGATCTGGCGCAAACGTGGGAGTTCGCGGGCCGAATCGGCGATACCGGGCCGGGGAACGGCAATCCCCCAGCGCTCGTCCGGCTCGACGATAGCCGTCTGTGCTGCGTTTTCGGGGACCGCGCCCGCAGGTGCATGGTGGCCAGGCTCAGCGCCGACCTGGGGGCCAGTTGGGGCACGGAGACCGTCATCCGCGACGACTTCCAGCCCGACAGATTCGGCGACCCCGATCTGGGCTACCCCCAGCTCTTCCAGCGCAGGGATGGTCAATTGGTGGCCATGTACTACTGGGCTACCAGGGAGCTGCCCCACCAGCACATCGCAGCAACCATCTGGAGCCCGGGATAG
- the sat gene encoding sulfate adenylyltransferase, producing the protein MIAPHGGRLVDRIVVGKEREALERRAPDLPRLTLNAREHSDLEMIATGAMSPLEGFMGLAEYTSVLDHMRLPKGLPWTIPITLAVKEGKGEQYAEGSDVALHGEDGALLGVLHLEEKYEVDREHEAKMVLQTADEAHPGVQYLNTIGSTYLGGTVSVVSRPQHDEFHNHRLDPKETRVLFKVRGWETVAAFQTRNPIHRAHEYLQKCALEIVDGLLIHPLMGETKRDDIPADVRMRCYLTLIENYYPAERVAISVFPAAMRYAGPREAVFHALVRKNYGCTHFIVGRDHAGVGAYYGTYDAHYIFREFDPAEIDITPLFFDHAFFCRRCGNMASTKTCPHGKEQRVFLSGTQVREMLARGEMPSPEFTRPEVARVLMEAAGSEPAS; encoded by the coding sequence ATGATTGCGCCGCACGGCGGAAGATTGGTTGACCGCATCGTTGTCGGCAAGGAGCGCGAGGCGCTGGAGCGCCGCGCCCCCGACCTGCCGCGACTGACGCTCAACGCGCGCGAGCACAGCGATCTGGAGATGATCGCGACCGGCGCCATGAGCCCGCTGGAGGGCTTCATGGGACTGGCCGAATACACCAGCGTCCTGGATCACATGCGCCTGCCCAAGGGGCTGCCGTGGACCATCCCCATCACCCTGGCGGTGAAGGAGGGCAAGGGCGAGCAGTACGCGGAGGGCTCGGATGTCGCCCTGCATGGCGAGGACGGCGCGCTGCTGGGGGTGCTTCACCTGGAGGAGAAGTACGAGGTGGACCGGGAGCACGAGGCCAAAATGGTGCTGCAGACCGCGGATGAAGCCCACCCCGGGGTGCAGTACCTGAATACCATCGGCAGCACCTATCTCGGCGGTACGGTGAGCGTGGTCAGCCGCCCGCAGCACGATGAGTTTCACAACCATCGTCTCGACCCCAAGGAGACGCGGGTGCTGTTCAAGGTGCGGGGGTGGGAGACGGTGGCGGCGTTCCAGACGCGCAACCCCATTCACCGCGCCCACGAGTACCTGCAGAAGTGCGCGCTGGAGATCGTGGACGGACTGCTCATCCACCCGCTGATGGGCGAGACCAAGCGCGACGACATCCCCGCCGACGTGCGCATGCGCTGCTATTTGACGCTGATCGAGAACTACTATCCCGCGGAGCGGGTGGCGATCTCGGTATTCCCGGCGGCGATGCGCTACGCGGGGCCGCGCGAGGCGGTCTTCCACGCCCTGGTGCGCAAGAACTATGGGTGCACCCATTTCATCGTCGGCCGCGACCACGCCGGGGTCGGCGCCTACTACGGCACCTATGACGCGCACTACATCTTCCGCGAGTTCGACCCGGCGGAAATTGACATCACGCCGCTGTTCTTCGACCACGCGTTCTTCTGCCGCCGCTGCGGCAACATGGCCTCCACCAAGACCTGCCCCCACGGCAAGGAGCAACGGGTCTTCCTGAGCGGCACCCAGGTGCGAGAGATGCTGGCGCGGGGGGAGATGCCGTCGCCGGAGTTCACCCGCCCCGAGGTCGCCCGGGTGCTGATGGAGGCGGCCGGCTCGGAGCCGGCATCGTGA
- a CDS encoding alkaline phosphatase family protein, with translation MSADDRRLLVFGLDCATPQFVFDRWRDELPTLSALMRQGVWGKLRSTVPPITVPAWTCMMTSQDPGMLGLYGFRNRRSYGYEDLYIANAKYVKAKTVWNHLSRRRLPSLVFGVPQTYPPKPLNGILVASFMTPGKDVQYTYPDEIKVELDQVADGDYIIDVDDFRTDDKQQLLAAIYRMTERRFKAFRHFLGKDDFRFAMMVEMGVDRIHHGFWRFCDPAHRLYQPGNPYEHVIRDYYRAVDAELGATIAAAGPDWSVMVVSDHGAKAMHGAICINEWLQRHGYLALREQPPRQMPLKPEMIDWGHTRAWGEGGYYSRVFLNVQGREPQGIIPPGAYESIRNELRAGLEALTDEQGRNIGTRCFKPEDIYQQVNNIAPDLIVYLGDLDWRSAGSVGVGSIYLYENDTGPDDANHAEDGIFIWRLPPGVAAQRRETYSIYDIAPSILRYLGIETPPEMIGESVIA, from the coding sequence GTGAGTGCGGACGACCGCCGGCTATTGGTGTTCGGCCTCGACTGCGCCACCCCGCAGTTCGTCTTCGACCGCTGGCGCGACGAGCTGCCGACGCTGAGCGCCCTCATGCGGCAGGGAGTCTGGGGCAAGCTGCGCTCGACCGTGCCTCCCATCACCGTCCCCGCCTGGACCTGCATGATGACCTCGCAGGACCCGGGGATGCTCGGCCTCTACGGCTTCCGTAACCGCCGCAGCTACGGCTACGAGGACCTCTACATCGCCAACGCCAAGTACGTCAAGGCGAAGACGGTGTGGAACCACCTGTCGCGCCGGCGCCTGCCGTCGCTGGTGTTCGGGGTGCCCCAGACCTATCCGCCGAAACCCCTCAACGGCATCCTGGTTGCGAGCTTCATGACCCCGGGCAAGGACGTGCAATACACTTATCCCGACGAGATCAAGGTCGAGCTAGACCAGGTCGCCGACGGCGATTACATCATTGACGTGGACGACTTCCGCACCGATGACAAGCAGCAGCTTCTCGCCGCCATCTACCGCATGACGGAGCGGCGCTTCAAGGCCTTCCGCCACTTCCTGGGCAAGGACGACTTCCGCTTCGCGATGATGGTGGAGATGGGCGTTGACCGCATCCACCACGGCTTCTGGCGGTTCTGCGATCCCGCGCACCGCCTCTACCAGCCGGGCAATCCCTACGAGCATGTTATCCGCGACTACTACCGGGCGGTGGATGCCGAGCTGGGCGCGACCATCGCCGCGGCGGGACCGGATTGGTCGGTGATGGTGGTCTCCGACCACGGCGCCAAGGCCATGCACGGCGCGATCTGCATCAATGAGTGGCTTCAGCGCCACGGCTACCTGGCGCTGCGCGAGCAGCCGCCGCGGCAGATGCCGTTGAAGCCGGAGATGATTGACTGGGGACATACGCGGGCGTGGGGCGAGGGCGGCTACTACTCGCGCGTGTTCCTCAACGTCCAGGGGCGCGAGCCGCAGGGGATCATCCCGCCGGGGGCCTACGAGTCCATCCGCAACGAGCTCAGGGCGGGGCTCGAGGCCCTGACCGACGAACAAGGGCGCAACATCGGCACCCGCTGCTTTAAGCCGGAGGACATCTATCAACAGGTCAACAACATCGCGCCCGACCTCATCGTCTATCTGGGTGACCTCGACTGGCGCTCGGCGGGATCAGTCGGCGTCGGCTCCATCTACCTCTACGAGAACGACACCGGGCCCGACGACGCCAACCACGCCGAGGACGGGATCTTCATCTGGCGCCTGCCGCCGGGGGTGGCGGCGCAGCGCCGCGAGACCTATTCCATCTATGACATCGCCCCCTCCATCCTGCGCTACCTCGGGATCGAGACGCCGCCGGAGATGATCGGGGAATCCGTCATAGCTTGA
- the cysC gene encoding adenylyl-sulfate kinase, which yields MVSKGFTLWFTGLSGSGKSTLAHAVAEELLERGMKVEVLDGDVVRTNLSQGLGFSKEDRDTNIRRIGFVCHLLTRNDVVAIAAAISPYREIRDENRKLIGRFVEVYCRCPLDTLRARDVKGLYAKARAGEIKGFTGVDDPYEEPLNPEIVVETDRESAAESAAKIIRSLELMGLIPASQAGDDYSEGEEEKIKERLKALGYI from the coding sequence GTGGTGAGCAAGGGATTCACGTTGTGGTTCACGGGGCTGTCGGGGTCGGGCAAGAGCACGCTCGCGCACGCGGTGGCGGAGGAGCTGCTGGAGCGCGGGATGAAGGTCGAGGTGCTCGACGGCGACGTCGTGCGCACCAACCTCAGCCAGGGCCTGGGCTTTTCCAAGGAGGACCGCGACACCAACATCCGGCGCATCGGCTTCGTCTGTCACCTGCTGACGCGCAACGACGTGGTGGCTATCGCCGCCGCCATCTCGCCCTACCGGGAGATCCGCGACGAGAACCGCAAGCTCATCGGCCGCTTCGTCGAGGTTTACTGCCGCTGCCCCCTCGACACGCTGCGAGCGCGCGACGTCAAGGGTCTGTACGCCAAGGCGCGCGCCGGCGAGATCAAGGGCTTCACCGGCGTGGACGACCCCTACGAGGAGCCGCTCAACCCCGAGATCGTGGTCGAGACCGATCGCGAGTCGGCGGCGGAGAGCGCCGCCAAGATCATCCGCTCGCTGGAGCTGATGGGCCTCATCCCCGCCTCCCAGGCGGGGGACGACTACAGCGAAGGCGAAGAGGAGAAGATCAAGGAGCGGCTCAAGGCGCTGGGGTATATCTAG
- a CDS encoding SAVED domain-containing protein, whose translation MADGAEASPEVSAEGNYGPVLAHQWLRFRLLCHECTATEFQRLFERILKGTEPEFMAVTSYGRMGDGKCDGLLFGNGVIYQVYSPDKLSQARLVAKIDEDLGGAVEYWGNHLKKWIFVYNSRRGLPPEVPRALLGKRKEYASIQIEHLDNEALWQMACGLSAQERAELLGVPPVEMTGEGQRDGATGGNVGALQGSCWMLVHDVLSPIDVQSARAALGAVHAFGEPLIVRTELGALPWAAEARWQEGLLRQAVARLRNAVPRLAVFSLAPIPLAIHLGFILSDRIAVDCFQFDRDRQSWSWAEDACACDDDELTLSGVPAGGVGDEVDVVVRVSLSARVRPADTRVVVPGAKCEVDLACREPSVHWLRRRDQLTNLGRQLRGVLAALENAFPNCRGIHLFYAGPTGGAVVVGQQVNPRMNPPVHLYQYDRNGTPRHQYALTLGGA comes from the coding sequence ATGGCAGATGGTGCAGAGGCTTCGCCGGAAGTGAGTGCCGAAGGCAACTATGGCCCGGTTCTGGCGCATCAGTGGTTGCGCTTCAGGCTGTTGTGCCACGAGTGCACCGCCACGGAGTTTCAGCGCCTGTTCGAGAGGATCCTGAAGGGGACAGAGCCTGAGTTCATGGCTGTCACAAGCTATGGGAGGATGGGTGACGGGAAATGCGATGGGCTTCTGTTCGGAAATGGTGTCATATACCAGGTTTATTCTCCTGACAAGTTGTCGCAGGCGAGGCTGGTTGCAAAGATCGACGAGGACTTGGGCGGGGCCGTTGAGTACTGGGGCAATCATCTCAAAAAGTGGATCTTCGTCTATAACTCAAGGCGTGGCCTGCCTCCCGAGGTGCCGAGAGCACTTCTTGGCAAGCGGAAGGAATATGCCAGCATTCAGATCGAGCATCTGGACAATGAAGCTCTGTGGCAGATGGCGTGTGGGCTCTCCGCCCAAGAGAGGGCCGAGCTTCTTGGTGTTCCCCCGGTGGAGATGACTGGTGAAGGGCAGCGGGATGGGGCGACGGGAGGGAATGTGGGCGCGTTGCAGGGTTCGTGCTGGATGCTAGTCCATGACGTGCTGTCCCCTATTGACGTGCAATCCGCCAGAGCGGCACTGGGAGCAGTCCATGCCTTTGGGGAGCCACTGATTGTCCGGACAGAGTTGGGCGCGCTCCCTTGGGCCGCTGAGGCGAGGTGGCAGGAAGGCTTGCTCAGGCAGGCGGTTGCTCGACTCCGGAACGCTGTTCCACGGCTTGCCGTCTTCAGCCTTGCACCGATACCGCTCGCAATTCACCTGGGGTTCATACTATCGGACCGGATAGCCGTGGACTGCTTTCAGTTTGACCGAGATCGACAATCCTGGTCCTGGGCGGAGGACGCCTGTGCATGCGATGATGATGAACTGACGCTAAGTGGAGTTCCGGCAGGGGGTGTTGGTGACGAGGTGGATGTCGTGGTGCGTGTATCTCTAAGTGCGAGGGTTCGACCGGCGGATACGAGGGTAGTCGTTCCGGGTGCGAAATGCGAGGTTGACTTGGCATGTCGAGAACCGTCGGTGCACTGGCTTCGTCGACGCGACCAGCTTACGAACCTCGGGCGGCAATTGCGAGGCGTTCTCGCTGCGCTTGAGAACGCTTTTCCCAATTGCCGAGGAATCCACCTTTTCTATGCAGGCCCGACAGGCGGCGCCGTCGTGGTGGGTCAACAAGTTAACCCGAGGATGAATCCTCCAGTGCACCTGTACCAGTACGACCGCAATGGGACGCCTCGCCACCAGTATGCTTTGACTCTTGGTGGTGCGTGA